A window of Thermosipho affectus contains these coding sequences:
- a CDS encoding FtsW/RodA/SpoVE family cell cycle protein, translating into MRYSILILITALFALFIVASVALYTIDFARDFYDFGMNFFFKKYVFYILFGILVSTFLTFYLKKDFFENKALMWIFYLIVVGFLLLPLFGPFSYKVNGANRWIKIPGFSVTFQPSELAKIFVIYFLAIYIKDNKEKIKHIWFGLLKPLLLISPLLFLIFIEPDLSTTLLILLVAITLLYFSGARLVQVIFLILVLVLIAFVLKEIGFIHDYQLDRLKAFLSNEMQWQVKKAYDAIGNGGFFGTGLALGKYYFFVPQSESDFIIATIGENFGYFGILLIVISYLFIVSNLIKIADEVKDDVVRYFIWGYAVLMLFQVVINMGVVSRIFPVTGIPLPFVSYGGSSILSFSIGLGIIFAGIYNQE; encoded by the coding sequence ATGAGATATAGTATTTTGATCTTGATAACGGCGCTTTTTGCGTTGTTTATAGTCGCTTCAGTAGCTTTGTATACAATAGATTTTGCAAGGGATTTTTATGATTTTGGAATGAATTTTTTCTTTAAAAAATATGTGTTTTATATATTATTTGGTATACTAGTTTCTACATTTCTGACATTTTATTTGAAGAAAGATTTTTTTGAAAATAAAGCATTAATGTGGATTTTTTATTTAATAGTTGTTGGATTTCTTTTGTTACCTCTTTTTGGACCATTTTCATACAAAGTAAATGGAGCAAACAGATGGATAAAAATTCCAGGTTTTTCTGTGACATTTCAGCCTTCAGAACTTGCCAAGATATTTGTGATCTATTTCTTGGCGATATATATAAAAGATAACAAAGAAAAGATAAAGCACATTTGGTTTGGACTGTTAAAACCCTTGTTATTGATAAGCCCATTGTTGTTTTTAATTTTTATAGAGCCAGACTTGAGTACCACTCTTTTAATTTTGTTGGTTGCAATTACTTTGCTTTATTTTTCAGGTGCAAGATTAGTTCAAGTAATTTTTCTAATTTTAGTTTTAGTGTTAATTGCGTTTGTTTTAAAAGAAATAGGATTTATACACGATTATCAATTGGATAGGCTGAAGGCTTTTTTGTCAAATGAAATGCAATGGCAAGTGAAAAAAGCATACGATGCAATTGGAAATGGAGGATTTTTTGGTACAGGGCTTGCGCTGGGAAAGTATTATTTTTTTGTTCCACAATCTGAATCAGATTTTATTATAGCAACAATAGGGGAAAATTTTGGATATTTTGGAATTTTATTAATAGTAATCAGTTATTTGTTTATCGTAAGTAACTTGATAAAGATAGCCGATGAAGTGAAAGATGATGTTGTCAGATACTTTATATGGGGATATGCTGTTTTGATGTTGTTTCAGGTGGTTATTAATATGGGTGTGGTAAGCCGTATTTTTCCCGTTACGGGCATTCCACTACCATTTGTAAGCTATGGTGGAAGCTCTATTTTATCTTTTTCCATAGGGCTTGGTATTATTTTTGCGGGGATCTATAACCAAGAGTGA
- the gatB gene encoding Asp-tRNA(Asn)/Glu-tRNA(Gln) amidotransferase subunit GatB has protein sequence MRFKPVIGLEIHVQLNTETKAFCSCSADVFELEPNTAICPVCTGQPGALPVPSKQMYEFGILLAAALNCKIHEYTKFDRKNYFYPDLPKGYQITQYFYPLATEGFLELDGKKIRINRIHLEEDAGKLIHSSETITQAESSFVDMNRCGVPLAEIVTEPDIESPEEAKKFLEKLRQILRYLGVSTGDMEKGALRCDANISVIDLENNVQSNKVEVKNMNSFKFVEKALEYEFERIKSQLKRGENVLKETRGWDLSTKTTISMRSKEEANDYRYFPEPDIPPVVISREEIKKIVEKMPELPDEKLNRFKKKYTLTDYEAKILTSSVKLADFFERCVFETKNPKETSNWFLTELLKYTSSEDDFDTLKIKPHHFKELFELIVDGKITRNIAKEIFKEVFETGKSPSKIVEEKGIEVIGDETLIEEMLKKIMDENKDKVEAYKNGKKGLMGFFVGQVMKQTKGKADARKVNEIAKKLLGD, from the coding sequence ATGAGATTTAAGCCAGTAATTGGTCTTGAAATACACGTCCAGTTGAATACTGAGACAAAGGCGTTTTGTTCTTGTAGTGCGGATGTATTTGAATTAGAACCAAATACTGCAATTTGTCCAGTGTGTACAGGGCAACCAGGAGCGTTGCCTGTGCCATCTAAGCAGATGTATGAATTTGGTATATTATTAGCCGCTGCGTTGAATTGTAAAATACATGAATATACAAAATTTGACAGAAAAAATTATTTTTATCCGGATCTTCCAAAGGGATATCAAATAACACAATATTTTTATCCACTTGCCACTGAAGGTTTTTTGGAATTAGATGGTAAAAAGATAAGAATAAACAGAATTCATTTGGAAGAAGATGCGGGAAAATTAATTCACTCTTCTGAGACTATTACCCAGGCTGAAAGTTCTTTTGTTGATATGAATAGGTGTGGTGTACCTCTTGCAGAAATAGTAACTGAACCTGATATAGAATCACCAGAAGAAGCAAAGAAATTTTTAGAAAAATTGAGGCAGATATTAAGATATTTAGGTGTAAGTACAGGTGATATGGAAAAAGGTGCGCTGAGATGTGATGCCAATATTTCCGTAATTGACTTGGAAAACAATGTCCAGAGCAATAAAGTAGAAGTAAAAAATATGAATTCTTTTAAATTTGTGGAAAAGGCATTAGAATATGAATTTGAAAGGATAAAGTCACAACTTAAAAGAGGTGAGAACGTTTTAAAGGAAACACGAGGTTGGGATTTATCAACAAAAACAACTATTTCTATGAGGAGCAAAGAAGAAGCAAATGATTACAGATATTTTCCAGAACCAGATATACCTCCTGTTGTAATTTCAAGGGAAGAAATCAAGAAAATTGTGGAAAAGATGCCTGAACTTCCAGATGAAAAATTAAATAGATTTAAGAAAAAATATACGTTGACAGATTATGAAGCAAAAATTTTAACTTCTTCCGTTAAACTTGCGGATTTCTTTGAAAGATGTGTATTTGAAACAAAGAATCCAAAAGAGACATCAAATTGGTTTTTAACAGAGCTTCTAAAATACACATCGTCTGAAGATGATTTTGATACTTTGAAAATAAAACCTCATCATTTTAAAGAGTTGTTTGAGTTGATTGTTGATGGAAAGATTACAAGAAATATTGCAAAGGAAATCTTTAAAGAAGTTTTTGAAACGGGGAAAAGTCCAAGTAAAATAGTGGAAGAAAAGGGAATAGAGGTAATAGGTGATGAAACGTTAATTGAAGAGATGTTGAAAAAGATTATGGATGAAAACAAAGATAAGGTAGAGGCATACAAGAATGGTAAAAAAGGATTGATGGGATTTTTTGTGGGGCAGGTAATGAAACAAACAAAAGGAAAAGCAGATGCAAGGAAGGTAAATGAAATAGCAAAGAAACTGTTGGGAGATTGA
- the gatA gene encoding Asp-tRNA(Asn)/Glu-tRNA(Gln) amidotransferase subunit GatA, producing the protein MNKFKKLTIKDVLKGEEDYVGESLKVIRKEDGDINAFITVVEQSSGKIPIAVKDNIVTEGIRTTCASKILEDFIPPFDATVVEKLKKNNFAIVGKTNLDEFAMGTGTEYSAFFVTKNPWDKERVAGGSSGGSAAAVASGEVVAALGSDTGGSIRQPAAFCGVIGFKPTYGLVSRYGLVAFASSLDQIGPITKTTKDAAYLMNVIYGKDERDATTVDKKIDFEVLLEKDFSKAVVAYPEEVFGEGVEEGVKKQFEEFIKFLEKKGVKVEKISFPELKYSVATYYIIAPAEVSSNLSRFDGIRFGTRVEEKGLLETYLKSRKQLGVEVIRRIMLGTFTLSAAYYDAYFEKAQKVRRLISNRLNNFLEKYDFIITPTSPITAFKIGEVRDPLVYYMMDIFTIPANLAGLPAISIPFGFSGNLPVGMQIMGKRFDDPKVLGFANFIERDVPVVFPWEAKK; encoded by the coding sequence TTGAATAAATTCAAGAAACTAACTATAAAAGATGTACTTAAAGGAGAAGAAGATTATGTAGGAGAATCTTTAAAGGTTATAAGAAAAGAAGATGGAGATATTAACGCATTTATTACAGTTGTAGAACAATCAAGTGGTAAGATTCCCATTGCTGTTAAAGACAATATTGTAACAGAGGGTATAAGGACCACTTGTGCCTCTAAGATTTTAGAAGATTTTATTCCGCCATTTGATGCAACAGTTGTAGAAAAGTTAAAAAAGAATAATTTTGCAATAGTTGGTAAGACAAATTTAGATGAATTTGCCATGGGGACGGGAACAGAGTATTCTGCGTTTTTTGTTACAAAAAATCCTTGGGATAAAGAGAGAGTTGCAGGGGGGAGTAGTGGGGGATCTGCGGCAGCTGTCGCTAGTGGAGAGGTGGTTGCTGCTCTTGGAAGTGATACAGGTGGCTCGATACGGCAGCCTGCCGCATTTTGTGGTGTTATAGGTTTTAAGCCTACATATGGTTTGGTTTCAAGATATGGACTTGTGGCGTTTGCGTCTTCTTTAGATCAGATTGGTCCTATAACTAAAACTACAAAAGATGCCGCTTATTTGATGAATGTAATTTACGGAAAAGACGAAAGAGATGCAACAACGGTTGATAAAAAAATTGATTTTGAAGTATTATTAGAAAAGGATTTTTCAAAAGCTGTTGTAGCATATCCAGAGGAAGTCTTTGGTGAAGGTGTTGAAGAAGGAGTAAAAAAACAATTTGAAGAATTTATAAAATTTTTGGAAAAGAAAGGTGTAAAGGTTGAAAAGATTTCTTTTCCCGAGTTAAAGTACTCTGTGGCAACGTATTACATAATAGCACCTGCTGAGGTAAGTTCTAATTTATCCAGATTTGATGGAATTAGGTTTGGAACTAGAGTGGAGGAAAAAGGTCTGCTTGAAACTTATTTAAAAAGTAGAAAGCAACTTGGAGTAGAGGTTATAAGAAGGATAATGTTGGGAACTTTTACTTTAAGCGCTGCGTATTATGATGCGTATTTTGAAAAAGCGCAAAAGGTCAGAAGGTTGATTTCAAATAGATTAAACAATTTTTTGGAAAAGTACGATTTTATAATCACACCTACTTCTCCAATTACCGCTTTTAAAATAGGGGAAGTAAGAGATCCTTTGGTCTATTATATGATGGATATCTTTACCATTCCAGCTAATCTTGCAGGATTACCTGCCATAAGTATTCCATTTGGTTTTTCAGGCAATTTGCCAGTGGGAATGCAAATAATGGGTAAAAGGTTTGATGATCCAAAAGTATTGGGATTTGCAAATTTCATTGAAAGAGATGTTCCTGTTGTTTTTCCATGGGAGGCGAAAAAATGA
- the hemW gene encoding radical SAM family heme chaperone HemW, whose product MEKSLSDLIGDLDKVSLYIHIPFCKKKCYYCDFVSYTEGSVENYIEALIKEISLYESFLKKGIKTLYIGGGTPSYINEHYIEKILFHIDRYLFLEEFTIEINPDSFDRQKALFYKSLGVNRISLGIQSFDDEVLKKAGRSHDSYQAYKAYKIASEIFDNVSVDFIVGLPGENWRSVEKIVEFVRLEYPVHLSLYLLEIHEGTFISKIIKRISEESFERYDALLDFFKKEGYERYEISNFALNEKYGKHNLVYWANGDYIGLGLAAGGHLKKFRYNNVSDFKSYFSKLRLGEYPYGYNSENNNIREVLETIFMMLRTKWGIDRKLVHLDLNMEAILNILKRKFSFFDGVRLSEKGMDFSSMFLSELLMLWEEFYEI is encoded by the coding sequence ATGGAAAAATCTCTATCAGATTTAATTGGTGATTTAGATAAAGTATCACTTTATATTCACATACCTTTTTGTAAAAAGAAATGTTATTATTGTGATTTTGTTAGTTATACAGAAGGTAGTGTGGAAAATTATATAGAAGCGTTGATAAAAGAAATAAGTTTGTATGAAAGTTTTTTGAAAAAAGGGATAAAGACCCTATATATTGGTGGTGGAACCCCGAGTTATATAAATGAGCATTATATTGAGAAGATTTTGTTCCACATAGATAGATATTTATTTTTAGAAGAATTTACTATAGAAATTAATCCTGATTCTTTTGATAGGCAAAAGGCGCTTTTTTACAAATCTTTAGGTGTGAATAGGATTAGTTTGGGAATCCAGTCTTTTGACGATGAGGTATTAAAAAAGGCAGGAAGATCTCACGATAGTTATCAGGCATATAAGGCGTATAAAATTGCCAGCGAAATTTTTGACAATGTAAGCGTAGATTTTATAGTAGGTTTACCAGGGGAGAATTGGAGAAGCGTTGAAAAAATAGTGGAATTTGTAAGACTTGAGTATCCCGTTCATTTATCTTTGTACTTGTTAGAAATTCACGAAGGAACTTTTATTTCAAAGATTATAAAGAGAATATCTGAAGAGTCTTTTGAAAGATACGATGCCTTGTTGGATTTTTTTAAAAAAGAAGGATATGAGAGATACGAGATATCAAACTTTGCGTTAAATGAAAAGTATGGAAAACACAATTTAGTTTATTGGGCTAACGGTGATTACATAGGTTTAGGATTAGCTGCAGGTGGTCATTTAAAAAAATTTAGGTATAACAATGTTTCTGACTTTAAAAGTTATTTTTCAAAATTGCGTTTAGGAGAATATCCATATGGATACAATTCCGAGAATAATAATATCAGAGAAGTATTGGAAACTATATTTATGATGCTTAGGACAAAATGGGGAATTGATAGGAAGTTGGTACATTTGGATTTAAATATGGAAGCAATTTTAAATATTCTAAAAAGGAAATTTTCTTTTTTTGACGGTGTGAGATTGAGTGAAAAAGGTATGGATTTTTCGTCTATGTTCCTGTCCGAGCTGTTAATGCTTTGGGAGGAATTTTATGAGATATAG
- a CDS encoding nucleotidyl cyclase domain-containing protein, which translates to MIFSLFIGIFLLVLTDKFVFSTSWFFVVSFALSVFISRFLDLNVSKYKFSLELLIALPYLLFITPETVTVILPIIWFLTSKRNRLLRALLSFLMCSAGTYLYYLAGEEFLRIPLFILGALLANFIWMSIYSLELIKELINPLLNSYLLIFFGSFIISVVYLFSEVKIFPFLFLAFMYVVYLFVVVFYIKSYNIMLVEKIERKKLEQENENLMNLIELIYDENIENFEERLDNILEMICKTSSYEAALLSLFDRKDKKILRIAKAGITDDVFFKLRSSVISIDSTMKYFSKRFEREGCYFVPEDAVSLEEEVSYVFENYMSFEYENSWKPKDLLLVPILDDQSNMIGYISFDKPVTGMRPSVNDLKLLKTLSWFVYQFLKRTPYARYWISKDLKYLSYPEFVRFCESVIGNSEEVVLGVLDIDNFDSINFEKGPEYAEMISEYIDDYFEERKDVYFYKLSGENFVFLFPNSTKLKSLMYFGKFNEKLLEKFNVTVSIGLVHDEGENSYFDLLSKAREALKVAKKSGGGRIMAL; encoded by the coding sequence GTGATTTTTTCCCTATTTATTGGTATTTTCCTTTTAGTTTTGACGGATAAATTTGTATTTTCTACTTCTTGGTTTTTTGTAGTGAGTTTTGCCTTATCTGTATTTATTTCAAGGTTTTTGGATCTTAATGTTTCAAAGTACAAATTTTCACTTGAACTTTTGATAGCACTTCCGTATTTATTGTTTATTACTCCTGAAACTGTTACCGTTATTTTGCCGATTATTTGGTTTTTGACATCCAAGAGAAATAGGTTGTTAAGAGCTTTATTATCTTTTTTGATGTGTTCTGCTGGTACTTATTTATATTACTTGGCAGGTGAAGAATTTTTAAGGATACCACTTTTTATATTAGGTGCACTACTTGCAAATTTTATTTGGATGTCTATTTATTCTCTAGAGTTAATAAAAGAATTAATAAATCCTCTTTTAAATAGTTATTTATTGATATTTTTTGGGTCTTTTATAATTTCCGTTGTTTATCTATTTTCTGAAGTAAAAATTTTTCCGTTTTTGTTTTTGGCCTTTATGTATGTAGTATATCTTTTTGTTGTAGTTTTTTATATTAAATCATATAATATTATGCTTGTTGAGAAAATAGAAAGAAAAAAATTGGAACAAGAAAATGAAAATCTGATGAATTTAATAGAGCTTATTTACGACGAAAATATTGAAAATTTTGAAGAAAGATTGGATAATATATTAGAAATGATATGTAAAACATCAAGTTATGAAGCCGCTTTGTTAAGTTTATTTGATAGGAAAGATAAAAAGATTTTAAGGATTGCAAAAGCTGGTATAACCGATGATGTGTTTTTTAAATTAAGGAGTTCGGTTATATCAATAGATTCAACTATGAAATATTTTTCAAAACGATTTGAAAGAGAAGGTTGTTATTTTGTTCCAGAAGATGCCGTGTCTTTGGAGGAAGAAGTTTCTTATGTCTTTGAAAATTACATGTCTTTTGAATATGAAAATAGTTGGAAACCAAAAGATTTACTACTTGTTCCAATTTTAGATGATCAATCTAATATGATAGGATATATAAGTTTTGATAAACCAGTTACCGGTATGAGACCATCGGTTAACGATTTGAAGCTTTTAAAAACGTTATCATGGTTTGTATATCAGTTTTTAAAGAGAACGCCATATGCAAGATATTGGATTTCAAAAGATTTAAAGTATTTATCTTATCCGGAATTTGTGAGGTTTTGTGAATCTGTAATAGGTAATAGCGAAGAAGTTGTATTGGGAGTTTTAGATATTGATAATTTTGATAGTATTAATTTTGAAAAAGGGCCGGAATATGCGGAAATGATTTCCGAATATATAGATGATTATTTTGAGGAAAGAAAAGATGTTTATTTTTATAAGTTGAGTGGAGAAAATTTTGTGTTTTTGTTTCCAAATAGTACAAAATTAAAGTCTTTAATGTATTTTGGAAAGTTTAACGAGAAACTTTTAGAAAAATTCAATGTTACGGTTAGTATAGGTTTAGTACATGATGAAGGTGAGAATTCTTATTTTGATTTGTTAAGCAAAGCAAGAGAAGCTTTAAAAGTTGCAAAAAAATCTGGTGGTGGGAGGATCATGGCTTTATGA